The Lolium perenne isolate Kyuss_39 chromosome 6, Kyuss_2.0, whole genome shotgun sequence genome segment taCAGTGTATcagccacgcaaactcgtcccagatttggaccgggtttgggtcgtcccggacgccgcggccatccgttttagagataggtccgcgcgctgggccgtgtttttgtccggttcgacccatccggacgcgcggacgcgatttgggtcgccccgttggagatgccctaaatgaATAGAATAATTTCAGCGTCAAAATCGGCCTCAAATTCGTTTTAAGGTATTTATATCCGATTTTAAAGAGCTTGGAGGATAAGGATATTCGATTTCGAATGGGTGCTGAAGATAGATATAGCATATGTTATAACAAATAGCATGCATATACGGATTATTTGAATTTTAATTAGAATAATTCTATATTTAGTATAAATTCAATGCTAATCTCTGAAGGTTAGTAGTTTTTGAGCTACCAAATTCAATTAGCGTGCATGTTTAGCTCTAAATTTCTACCAATTCTTGGGTCCTAGCATATTATGTTTCTTTTTTCTTAACTATAACTATATAAGACTAAAAATTTAAACCTCTtttaagatttgcaagaactataACGATCTAAAATGCATTCCAATTTCTACCAACTCTCTCTTATTATCACTCTCCCTTGTTGGAACTATTTTTGGAGTAGAAAATACAATCAATCTAAAATGCTCTGAAATAAACTAGAACACAAACTGGGCGGACTTGCCTACGCCTAAGCTATATCTGCACGACTTGTGCTCGATCAGGTGTAACGTCCCGTCGCcggcgtcctccacctccacgcCGGTGAACATGGCGAAGACGCGCGAAGGCCTCCAGTGGTAGCGGCAGCAGGTGCAGTGCTCGCGTGATCCTTCTTGTTTTACCTCAAACAGCCTTCCGACGCAGAGCCGCCCGTCGCCAAGGTGGGCGACCTCCGATCCAACCAAGAGCCCCTCGGCCATGTCGGCGATATGCCCGCACGTGCGCCGCGCCGCCGGCCTGCCTTCGGCGCGAAGGTCCCACGCGTGGAGGATGCCGCTGTCAGAGAGGCGGAACCAGAGGCCGCCGTGCTCCGGGACATGCTCGGCGCGCCCTTCGAACGGCAGCGGCCAGTCGCCGGCCCTGCTCCACGCCCCGCTCGCCGTGTCAAGGGCGAACGTGCCGTAGTATAAATCCGTGGACACCCAGATGCTGGACTCGCCGACAGCAGCGTAGGCCCTGACGTCGTCGTTGAGATTACACGTCCGCGCGGCGTAGAGCGGCGGCGGGACGGAGCGCCACCAGTACGAGTCCTCGCCACCGGGAACAAGCGCCTCGACGGTAGCTTCGTATTGCGATCGCTCGTGCTCGTCGCAGTCATCTTCGTCGCCCTGAGGATTCCCCTCCATGAGGTACAGGTTGTCGCCGACGGCGACAGAGAAGGGCTCTATCTTGGGCTCCCGCGGGCTGGGCAACATGTGGATGCAGCGCGAGGCGTCGTCGTACAGGACGGCGCGGCTGACGGCTTCGTTCTCGTCGAGGACGAGGATCTTGTCCTTATTGCGGCCTAGGAGCGCGAAGTGCGGCCTGTCGGTGTTGTAGCAACGGAAGGTCGTGGTGGCCGGAGGCAGTCGAGCGTCCTCCACCGGCTTCTCCGTTGGCGCCGGCTTCGACGTCGCCGCCGTCGCAGctccagctgctgctgctgccgccgccgccgccgccgcgcgctccGGCGAGTCCATGGGGTAGAAAAGGCGGGACGGGTTCGTGCGTCGCAGCGTGTAAGAGCCGCACAAGGGGGAGGCTCTGACCAGCATGTACAGGAACCGGCGGTTCATCGTCGCCGGCGAGGTGACTACCACCAGTCCTCTCGATCGATCCTAACTGAGAGGTAGGGTTTAGGCTTTTACAAGGGACCCTGCTACAGGGTGCTATAGCACTAATTAGTCTACCACGGTGCTCCACCCAAATTAGGAAATAAAATGGTTCGACATCTCCGTGTTCCAAAATAAGAAAAGTTTTGATCCCTCTTTCCTTCTACCGCCCGGGTCTGCACGTAAAATACGGGAACCGCCTTCTCATTACCCCGCTCCGTTGCAAATTCATGACAGAAACAAAAGACAGCTCTAGATAGCGTACAAATTCACACAAAATAAAACACAAAGTAAATGCATCTTGTATATTCTTATTTTCTTCCTTGAATTCAGAACAAATATTTGCATGTAAAAAATTGGAGTTTAACCACAAAAAGTTAAATCCCAGAAAATATACTAGTGTTTGTGATTCCAATTGAGGATGTAAAAAAGGGGCAGTGTAAATGTAGAAAAAAGAAATAAATTACATACAAAAATGTGTGAAAACCTAATATTTTCAAGATCTGGAtgtagaaaaagaaaaaaattacaTCTGTTGCCATCATTCTGGAtgtagaaaaaggaaaaaaaaaatctaGATGTATAAAAAATCAAAAAGTATATCCTAGCTCTAAAATTTACAAGAAGAAAATATAGAGAACCTGCTATTATTACATCCTTGGATCAAAGGGATGTGCGGGAGTTGAGGGGAAGAGGATTCGATCCATTGGCAGAGCCCGACGGCGTGCTGGACCCGCGACGGGCGTTGGAGTTGAGGCCCTTCCCCCTGGCGCGCCATGGAGACGAGGCCAGCAGAGCGCGGCAGGGGTGAGGCCCTTCGCGGCGGCGCGCCATGAAGACGGCCATCCTCCCAGCGCGCCATGGAGACGGGGCCAGCAGCGCACGGTAGAGGCGAGTCCCTTCCCGACGGTGCGCGGTAGAGAAATCCCCTGCATCGCTCCATGGAGACGGGGCCAATAGCGCGCGGTAGGGGCGAGACCCTTCCCGGTGGCGCGCCATGGAGGCGGCCCCTGCAGCGCGCGGTAGGGGCGAGGTATTTTCCGGCAGCGCGCCATGGAGACGGCCACTGCAGCTCCATGTGGTGGCGCCGCCCCTCCAGTCTTCCGTTGAGCGCCTCCAAACCAGATGCTAGGGAGAGATGGGGATTTGGACGGGATGGCCATCGGAATTAGAAAAAGCACATCTAGACACTGTGGTGCCCAAACATTCCACTCGCGAACCGCCgggtcttagagcatctccactcgtcccccgaacaggcccccggcgagcgttttttccatccggacggcgtaattcggcccagtcgcgcccccggttcctcgttttcgtccggatttgggcctaaattcatccggcgatcccacgacatccccggccccccggggagctctcggggactccggacgaaacgaaaacgcgcgaaacggcgaggaaacttcccgcgcgtctggtggccccaacttgtcggcgagagaaacagatcgtcgtcctcatcgcatcgtcttccgcgcgtcgTAAGGCCTCGCCGCCGgtgcattcgccggccacgcggcgagttaatgtcgtcgtcttccgcgcacgcatcgtcttccgcgcgcactaaaggccgccgccggctcgccgcggacgcgtcgcaatccacgcggcatttaatccccgcgccagccacgcctatatacgccggtccACTCGCCGCGAAgcgtaccccgtgctccactctccctccactctccctctactctcaagatggcgttctacgacgacgacggcgcagccaacaacggcttcccccgccggtcgctccacgcgtgggaggggcacctcctccaccaggcggggtacccctgcccgccggacacgaggcctcccggaggCGGCCGGCGGCTAAGTGCGGCGGCgttccaatcccgccgccgccgcggggccatgcctcgacgtcgccatcgaggaggcgaggatgacgatgaccgacgaggagcgcgccgacccgcgccaccaccccgagaactacacgcggtggaactcctacttcctccggcggtgggagcgggagtcgcggcctacgacggcccgccgcctccgctcgcgcgcaacaacgccgcgggccgccgacggtggtggagcgcgccggaaaGGACGTTGGCGAACGTcgtcgcgcacatcgagggcggcaacttcccggtgctcacgatgccccctctatcggcatcgagggcatcggcgagccgccgtcggggaagcgtcggcagccacggcgcatggccgCGACTCGTCGTCTTCGGATCGGCGTCAaggtcatccttggcgccggtgaagaggaggaggcgacgtcgccttcgacgccggtgcgcgtcaagaaggagccggcgtctccgccggcgaccgagggcgcagcagcggcgccctcgtcatccgagaacagccttccgcgccgcagcggccggaagaagacgaagaaagaggccgccgcaagccgcctcgccgaggaggaggcgaagcgcgcggaggacgccgcgatggcggaggcgatcgccgtgtcgccgcacgacatggaggaggagaagcgcgcgGACGACGCCGCACCGGATCGGGCCAGCGCGAtcgggagcgcgaggaggcggagcgACGGCGGCCGCCGGACCcggccgccgcacgccaactcgccgcccgcgccgctccaaccgccaacgacgatgtcgcgcggtaccgccgtcctgcgacacctccatccggcgtcgctgtccccgtcgtcgacctcgagtcctccgacgacgactggtacaagccatccccggggtggggagacgccggccagggcagcagcagccaggccgcgcagccgaaggccaacgacgatggctccgacgacgacggcggcgactacacggtgttctaccgccatttcggcatgtagagcgccgtgttttaaaattagcgtttgaattcccctagccgaattcgaaatatagtcgaattcggcctctatgtatgaactcctcccgtaatgtaataaatatcattaaatttagtctatattcacccgtttttagccgtagtttgtcaagtttccgttttttaaattcgcatcgtcgacttcgcctgggcacgcggctgggaaactactactccccacgccaaatcttcctccaatccggacgaaaatttcgccggatttgggcgtggggagcgccaacgagtggggatgctcttaatcGGACGCACGCGGGAGGTGTGCACCCGGTAAGACAACATAGTGCTATGGCAGGAATTAGAAatcgggttttacaagagtccccgcaaaaaaaagtcctaactaagaaaaataaaatatgaaagaggatttctagcaaggtttaaaatagcgtgctaaatgaaatAGCGGCAGCATCCTTCAAATGCTATGGACGCTATATCGTGCTAATAGCGTGATATATTTGAAATATcgttttcaaaataatactaaatatagcctaaaaataaataattttattaGAACGAATTGATATGTAGTCCAAAAGTGACTCaatcatacatacataatcaCATATAAAAAATATCTCAaatattttagaaggctaacatcaacatttcacaaggcaagaacatagtataaattatttattaaaaattattagcattagcgatattatcttctgatttagaagtggaaccaacagattgcaATTCAttaccacgaaaaagtgaaaccaacttgcctgaaaaaaatagcgcgcgctGACGCTATGAAGTTTTAGCGCGATATAGCATGCTATTTCGCAAATAGCGTGACATCGAGCAAAATTACTCTTTGATATTTAAGGGGAGAAATAGCGTGCTATTTAAAACCTTGATTTCTAGCCGAGCTCGAGTGCTCCAttattaaaaaaaacaaaaaattattTTTGCAAGATTTTAAAAGTTGTAGATTTTTTCTTGTTTTACACATTTATGTATCCTACAAACAATTAGAATCTTAATTTAAAATATTTTTATGTtgagccacacaaaaataaaataaataaatatgagTATAGTGAACAGTGCTTATTTTTAAAACTCAGTTCATCATATTTTGTCAGTTTTATAGCCTTGAATTCAAGGGATTTAACGTTACAATTTTGTGTGTGTTTGTAGGGTACATCATTGACTATATCtacatttttattttttaaaaaacatttaaatatgtttttttgtttttttacaatAAAGTGAGCACTAGAGGTCGGGAGCCAAAGAGGATGTTCGCCTGCAGGGGTACTGCTATATATTACTATGCTGCATTATATGCATCCGTGGAGCCCGTTATATACTTAGCCACCTAGGTGTACAAGTGTACACCCATTATTTTGGGAGAAATGCTATATGTCTGCATAATAGATGTATATTTAATTGCACACCTCTGACATATTCGAGAGCTAAAGAAGAAAGACATAGCCGCAGCAGGTGAGCACCGGTGGCCGGCCGCCGGCCGCAGCGGCCCACGACGGCAGCTGGGACCCACTGACCCGTCAGCGCCCACCTGTCACTGACAGGTGGGACCGGCATTTACCTCCCCAAAAAATTTAGCAAATGCGCGCACATCCTCGCGCAACTCCCGGGCCGGCCGTTGTTCCTTCCCCTCTTCCTCCCGCGCTCTCCTTCCACCGTCGCGGGCCGACGGCggcaggtcggcggcggcggggatcCTCCGCCGCCACACCAGCCAGGCGCCGTGCTCCGCTCCCGTTGACCCGATCTGGTAGCCCAGGCGATCGGGAGAGGCGATTCGATCGGCTGCAGACGGCGAGGAGGGGAGCGCGCGCGGGGTCGTCTCGGTTCTGGTGGTCGaggacgcggcggaggaggataGGGAATGGGCAGCGCGGCCGTGTCCGGGGTAGTGTCGAGGAAGGTGCTGCCGGCGTGCGGCGGGCTGTGCTACTTCTGCCCCTCCCTGCGCGCCCGCTCCAGGCAGCCCGTCAAGCGCTACAAGAAGATCCTCGCCGAAATCTTCCCCGCAACGCAGGTTCAAATCCGATCCCCTCCTCCTCCGTAGCTCTATCCCTGCTCGGCATTTGACTCCCCTTCTAGTATTGCATTGCGTTGGAAGACGAGGAAATGAGATGAAATCAATCGCTACTGTACCCGTGTACTGTAATTACGGACTGCCGATGCTTACGGCCGTGTCATTGGCCTCCCGTTTCCATTGACCAACTGCTGAAAATGTGGAGACAACCGTAGCATAAAATTCTGCCTCTGCTTTCTCAAGCCACTAGGTTCATTCTTTGATAGCCTGGTACTAGTTTTCACTAAAGTAGAAGCTGCGACAGTATGACGACCTACACCAGTTATCTGATAGCTAGCTGCCTTGCTGATGATGCTCTATGGAAACATGACACAATTTCTCGCGATTGCAGGAAGAGCCGCCGAATGAAAGGAGGATCGGGAAGCTGTGCGACTATGTTGCTCGGAACCCTCACCGCGTGCCAAACGTACTGTCTTCACTGCCCTGCTTGTCTACCCTGGACCTATGTACCCGACAGCTTACAGCTACTAATAGACCTGCACTGTTACTATGTGTGCAGATCACTGAATACTTGGAGCAAAGGTGTTACAAGGAGTTGAGGAAGGAGCAGTATGGTTTTGCGAAAGTGGTTGTGCTGATATACCGCAGATTGTTGGTATCTTGTAAAGACCAGATGTAAGTCATGTGCAGACTTCCAGTTTACGTTTcagtggttttgtaccaaatctgCTCCCTTCCATGGAGAGCAGTCCAGAGACTTGGCTGTCGAGTGAAGATAGTTTCCGTATTGGTAATTTCTCTTCGAATGGTTGTAAAGGTTAAAATCTGATTCGCTCAGTGCAGGCCGTTACTAGCAAGCAGCTTGCTGAGCATCATATGCACTCTCTTGGATCACACGAGGCAGGATGATATGCGCATCATAGGGTGTGAAACCTTGTTTGATTTTATTGTCTCTCAGGTATCCCAATATGTATAGCCAGACAGCATTGGATACCTTTATCTGTTCCATATATCTGTTCCAAGCTAGAAGCATCCTCTGACTCCTATGTTCGTTCCAGGTGGATGGAACCTATCAGTTCAATATGGAAGAACTTGTCCCAAGACTCTGTGAACTAGCTCAGGTAGTCAAGGTGGAAGAGAAGTCTAATGCATTACGTGCAGCAGCCCTCCAAGCCCTTTCAGCTATGGTATGTCCTCTGCATGATCTCTTTTGGTGGAACACACTGCATGACATTATGAGTATCTGCCGTTGTACCGTTTCTCCTGGCGTTTTCTGCAAATCCCGCATTTCACTCTGTTAAAACGGATGTGAAGGGGTTGCAATTTTGAAATCATGTTAACAATTTCGAAGTGTAGCGCTAATCAAGCTTTCAACGTTGTAATGCCCATCACAATTCGGTGGTTCCAAGATTTCGCTTTATGTCATAACTAGGGGTAATTGCATCAAACCCTTGTAGCTATATTTTCTCGTCATTTTTCTAAATTGATTAAGCAGCCAAAGCAGAAATGTCTAGTTGTTTTGTAGACGAAATTACCCAACTCTTCAAGTCATTTAAATTAATTATATATCACTGGTCCACCCCCCAGAAGTTTGTGCGCTTTCCCaaatattttttcgtgaaaacacAAAAAAGCACTGGGTTTTGAGGCATTGATAGAAACTAGAGTTTTTTACAAATATTTACAAGCTCAGGACCACCGAGCACCCTAAAACTCAACCCATTAGGTCTAAGTACTGGATCAAGGCGTCTAAGCTGATCGCACCAGCTGCAGCCCAAGATCGATCCTTCATGTACTAACCTCTGATTTTACTTTTGTTTTCTAATTACAATTTTCATACCTGTCATTGCAAACTTCTTCTTCTTCGaactaggctttcgccccgctttataaataaagccgcaACGGCCGAACCGATACAAGGTGGTGAGGAGAACCTCTTACAAAGCAGATCAAGAATAAACAAAAAAGAACACGAAAACCAAAACTTGCAGCGACATTGAGACCGGCCCGAGTTGCAACGGAGCTCCACAACAACGCCCCCAAGAGGGTAACGACGCAttacgccgccgccgtcgagacCGCAAGGtctaggttttcacccggagccgtCCCGCAGGGAGGATGCCCacaacgacgcccccaagagggttGCGACACCCGCAGGCATCGCCGTCGCTGGCGCCGAGGCGCTGAGCTTTCGCCCGGAAGCATCCTCGCACCACGCCCGGAGAACTTAGCCGCCCGTAGCCACCGAGGTAGGTTTCCGAAACAAGATCTGGGAGCTACCAAAGCCGAAGCGCCGTCAACCCCAGGAACACCCATTGTCCGCTCCACGCCATCCGCATGACCGAAGAGTGGGACCACCACCACCGCAACGTTGCCCGCCGTAGAGCCAACCGTGCAGTCCgccttccggggccgccgccccggcatcccacgagctcgagcccatgaCCTAGCCACCACGCGGCAACGCCGACGGATTGGACAGGGTAGGCCAACACCATAGCTAACAGTCATCAGGGCCAGCGCTAGTTAGGGGAGGGGATCCGCCCTCCGGCACACAAGGTGCCCACCGTCCGGACGTGGTAACACTACCAATTAGGCCTAGATCAGGCCCG includes the following:
- the LOC127310605 gene encoding uncharacterized protein; translated protein: MNRRFLYMLVRASPLCGSYTLRRTNPSRLFYPMDSPERAAAAAAAAAAAGAATAATSKPAPTEKPVEDARLPPATTTFRCYNTDRPHFALLGRNKDKILVLDENEAVSRAVLYDDASRCIHMLPSPREPKIEPFSVAVGDNLYLMEGNPQGDEDDCDEHERSQYEATVEALVPGGEDSYWWRSVPPPLYAARTCNLNDDVRAYAAVGESSIWVSTDLYYGTFALDTASGAWSRAGDWPLPFEGRAEHVPEHGGLWFRLSDSGILHAWDLRAEGRPAARRTCGHIADMAEGLLVGSEVAHLGDGRLCVGRLFEVKQEGSREHCTCCRYHWRPSRVFAMFTGVEVEDAGDGTLHLIEHKSCRYSLGVGKSAQFVF